From Polynucleobacter sp. MWH-Braz-FAM2G, a single genomic window includes:
- the lpxD gene encoding UDP-3-O-(3-hydroxymyristoyl)glucosamine N-acyltransferase — protein MPTAIKLAEQFQVSLMGQAPHDFSGLAPLERAQSNQISFLSNPLYRQQASASNAGALIVSQSDFEFLQANPGANSEKRVYFVSKNPYATFARMAQYFAKENGPIYTAGIHPNAVVHPTAIVPTSCHIGPFVQIGAGVTLGERVVILGNTSIAQNSVIGNDSLIYPSASIYSHSQIGERCIIHSGAVIGADGFGFAPDFSATGGEWVKIPQTGRVVIGDDVEIGASTTIDRGAMTDTVIGSGTKIDNQVQIAHNVIVGNCCVIAGCAGISGSTKIGNFCIIGGSANFAGHLTIADRTTVSGNTSIIRSITEPGQHFTGVYPSMLHAAWEKNAAILRGLDKIRQRLRLLDKNKSTDS, from the coding sequence ATGCCGACCGCCATCAAGCTGGCCGAACAGTTTCAAGTAAGCTTGATGGGGCAAGCGCCTCACGATTTCAGTGGCCTCGCTCCTTTAGAGCGAGCGCAATCTAATCAGATTTCCTTTCTTTCTAATCCGCTTTATAGGCAACAAGCCAGCGCTAGTAATGCTGGGGCTCTAATTGTCAGCCAATCTGATTTTGAGTTTTTGCAAGCCAACCCTGGCGCAAATTCAGAAAAGCGGGTGTACTTTGTTTCTAAAAATCCCTATGCCACCTTTGCTAGGATGGCTCAATATTTTGCTAAAGAAAATGGCCCAATTTATACCGCTGGAATTCATCCTAATGCGGTAGTTCATCCTACCGCTATAGTGCCAACTTCATGTCATATTGGGCCCTTTGTTCAAATTGGCGCAGGTGTGACTTTGGGCGAGCGCGTTGTCATTCTGGGTAATACCAGCATTGCTCAGAACAGTGTTATCGGAAATGATTCGCTCATCTATCCATCAGCCTCAATTTATAGCCATAGCCAAATTGGTGAGCGTTGCATTATCCATAGCGGCGCTGTAATAGGTGCGGATGGATTTGGTTTTGCTCCTGATTTTTCAGCAACTGGTGGGGAATGGGTCAAGATCCCTCAAACTGGTCGGGTGGTAATTGGAGATGATGTTGAGATTGGCGCTTCTACCACGATTGATCGTGGCGCTATGACCGATACGGTAATTGGTTCTGGAACAAAAATCGATAATCAGGTACAAATTGCGCACAATGTCATTGTCGGAAATTGTTGCGTTATTGCTGGATGTGCCGGTATATCAGGTAGTACAAAAATTGGAAATTTCTGCATTATTGGCGGTTCAGCAAACTTTGCGGGTCATCTTACGATTGCTGATAGAACTACGGTTTCTGGCAATACGTCCATTATTCGCTCTATTACGGAGCCAGGACAGCATTTCACGGGCGTTTACCCCTCTATGCTCCATGCTGCTTGGGAGAAAAACGCGGCGATTTTGCGCGGCCTAGATAAAATACGTCAACGCTTGCGTTTACTGGATAAAAACAAATCTACAGATTCGTAA
- the fabZ gene encoding 3-hydroxyacyl-ACP dehydratase FabZ → MSTPIAIDINKILKLLPHRYPFLLVDRVLEIAPRESITALKNVTMNEPFFQGHFPDFPVMPGVLIIEALAQTAALLTFSEERAEDAIYYFAGIDGARFKKPVLPGDQLIMTAKLERGRAGIYKFAVQATVDGEIAAEANITCAVRTKGA, encoded by the coding sequence ATGAGCACTCCAATTGCAATTGACATCAACAAGATCCTGAAGTTGCTACCACATCGCTACCCATTTCTATTGGTTGACCGCGTGCTGGAAATCGCTCCTCGTGAAAGTATTACGGCATTAAAAAATGTCACCATGAATGAACCGTTCTTTCAAGGTCACTTTCCAGATTTTCCTGTGATGCCAGGGGTATTAATCATTGAAGCGTTGGCTCAAACGGCCGCTTTACTAACTTTTTCAGAAGAGCGCGCTGAAGATGCGATTTACTATTTCGCAGGTATTGATGGTGCCCGTTTTAAAAAACCAGTATTACCTGGCGATCAGTTGATTATGACTGCTAAGTTAGAGCGTGGGCGAGCTGGCATCTACAAGTTTGCAGTGCAGGCAACTGTCGACGGTGAGATTGCCGCTGAAGCTAATATCACTTGTGCGGTTCGTACGAAAGGCGCGTAA
- the lpxA gene encoding acyl-ACP--UDP-N-acetylglucosamine O-acyltransferase, with the protein MTRIHASAVVDSKAELAGDVEVGPYSVIGPNVKIGAGTKVGSHTVIEGYTTIGKDNHFAHFAAIGGPPQDMKYRGEPTQLIIGDRNTVREFTTIHTGTSQDEGVTRIGNDNWIMAYVHIAHDCQVGNHTIFSSNAQIAGHVQVADWAIMGGMSGVHQFVRIGQHAMLGGASALVQDIPPFVIAAGDKASPHGINVEGLKRRGFSTETISALRQAYKVLYKDGLSFEDAKVEIQKMVVASAADPATAEKLAQFHDFIAASTRGIIR; encoded by the coding sequence ATGACTCGGATTCATGCATCTGCTGTTGTGGATAGTAAGGCTGAGCTAGCTGGTGATGTTGAAGTTGGTCCATATTCCGTAATTGGCCCAAATGTAAAAATTGGTGCTGGTACTAAGGTAGGCTCTCACACTGTTATTGAGGGTTACACCACTATCGGGAAAGATAATCACTTTGCTCACTTTGCTGCTATTGGTGGACCTCCGCAAGATATGAAATACCGTGGAGAGCCAACGCAATTAATTATTGGTGATCGTAATACCGTTCGAGAATTCACAACGATACATACTGGTACATCTCAAGATGAGGGTGTCACTCGTATTGGAAATGACAACTGGATTATGGCTTATGTGCATATTGCCCATGACTGCCAAGTTGGTAATCACACTATTTTCTCCAGCAATGCGCAAATCGCTGGACATGTTCAGGTAGCGGACTGGGCCATCATGGGTGGCATGTCTGGTGTGCATCAGTTTGTTCGTATTGGCCAGCATGCAATGTTGGGCGGGGCATCTGCATTGGTGCAAGACATACCTCCTTTTGTGATTGCTGCTGGAGATAAGGCTTCTCCTCATGGCATCAATGTAGAGGGTTTAAAGCGCCGTGGATTTTCAACGGAAACCATATCCGCACTACGTCAAGCATATAAAGTTCTCTATAAAGACGGACTGAGTTTTGAAGACGCTAAAGTAGAAATTCAGAAGATGGTCGTTGCGTCGGCGGCAGATCCTGCTACTGCTGAGAAGCTTGCGCAGTTTCATGACTTTATTGCTGCCTCTACGCGCGGCATTATACGGTAA
- the lpxB gene encoding lipid-A-disaccharide synthase, with protein sequence MTLLLPLRAALYGNGTTLPKLACVAGEPSGDLLAAPVLSALNQIPDMAGLEVYGVGGPRMQAEGMRSIWPMETLSVRGYVEAIKQLPAILRLRKELIHHLLNEGRPDVYLGIDAPDFNLGVELQLRKAGIPTLHLVSPSIWAWRAGRIKKISQAVERMLCIFPFETEIYDRAGVASTYVGHPLASDIPLEPNTTNARQAIANTLNLAPVSLDGIVVAVLPGSRSSEIELIAPVFFKTMQLLSERLKGQKLHFLIPVATPRLREPLEQLLLQTQSINPGIQIHLLDGMADEVLEASDVVLIASGTATLQAALWKKPMVISYKVPWLTAQIMKRQGYLPYVGLPNILCGEFVVPEYLQDDATPEKLVNALQDWLDHPAKVAELKERFSKMHETLRRPTGLLVAQAVAQTIANNRKA encoded by the coding sequence ATGACTTTATTGCTGCCTCTACGCGCGGCATTATACGGTAACGGAACTACTTTGCCAAAGTTAGCTTGTGTAGCAGGCGAACCTTCCGGTGATTTGTTGGCTGCACCAGTACTGAGTGCGCTCAATCAGATTCCAGATATGGCTGGTCTTGAGGTGTATGGAGTTGGTGGTCCACGTATGCAGGCAGAAGGTATGCGTTCCATTTGGCCAATGGAAACATTAAGTGTACGCGGTTATGTGGAAGCCATTAAACAACTTCCCGCCATCCTAAGATTGCGTAAAGAGCTCATCCATCACCTGTTAAATGAAGGGCGACCCGATGTTTATTTGGGTATTGATGCTCCGGACTTTAATTTAGGCGTTGAGCTGCAATTGCGTAAAGCGGGTATTCCTACTTTGCATTTAGTTTCACCATCAATTTGGGCCTGGAGAGCAGGGCGTATTAAGAAGATTTCACAAGCAGTGGAGCGTATGCTGTGTATCTTTCCTTTTGAAACTGAAATCTACGATCGTGCGGGAGTTGCATCTACTTATGTGGGGCACCCATTAGCAAGTGATATTCCATTGGAGCCAAATACAACCAATGCAAGACAAGCTATTGCAAATACACTGAATCTCGCACCAGTCTCACTTGATGGAATTGTGGTTGCGGTTTTGCCTGGTAGTCGTAGCTCCGAGATTGAATTAATTGCCCCAGTCTTTTTTAAAACAATGCAGCTATTAAGCGAAAGATTAAAGGGTCAGAAGCTTCACTTTTTAATTCCGGTAGCGACACCCCGATTGCGCGAGCCGCTTGAACAACTCTTGCTTCAAACTCAGAGTATTAATCCAGGGATTCAGATTCATTTGCTTGATGGTATGGCTGATGAGGTTCTAGAAGCATCTGATGTTGTCTTAATCGCGAGTGGTACAGCGACCTTGCAGGCAGCGCTATGGAAAAAACCTATGGTGATTTCATATAAGGTGCCTTGGCTAACGGCGCAAATTATGAAACGCCAAGGTTATTTGCCTTATGTCGGCTTGCCGAATATCTTGTGTGGTGAGTTTGTAGTCCCTGAGTATCTGCAGGATGATGCAACCCCAGAAAAATTAGTGAATGCCCTTCAAGACTGGTTGGATCACCCAGCTAAAGTTGCCGAACTAAAAGAGCGCTTCTCCAAAATGCATGAAACCTTGCGCCGTCCTACTGGTCTTCTAGTTGCTCAAGCGGTAGCTCAGACTATCGCAAATAACCGTAAAGCCTAA
- the rnhB gene encoding ribonuclease HII: MNMIWVCGVDEAGRGPLVGAVVAGAVVLDPNNPIEGLKDSKKLSAARREFLYKQILEKAKAWGVGEASPAEIDEINILQATMLAMRRAIEDMTIRLGAWPDKALIDGNRCPELPIAAEAIVKGDAKEPAISAASIIAKVTRDRQMMSLHEKYPEYGFAQHMGYPTEAHFAALEQYGACEQHRRSFSPVRKVLEFRAS; encoded by the coding sequence ATGAATATGATTTGGGTCTGCGGAGTCGATGAAGCTGGGCGTGGCCCTTTAGTTGGCGCTGTAGTTGCAGGTGCAGTAGTGCTCGATCCCAATAATCCGATTGAGGGCTTAAAGGACTCCAAAAAATTAAGCGCTGCTCGCCGTGAATTTTTATACAAACAGATTCTAGAGAAAGCAAAAGCTTGGGGTGTGGGTGAGGCTAGCCCTGCTGAAATTGATGAAATTAATATTTTGCAAGCGACGATGCTGGCAATGCGTCGTGCTATTGAGGATATGACCATTCGATTAGGAGCTTGGCCAGATAAAGCTTTAATTGATGGTAATCGGTGTCCAGAGTTACCGATTGCAGCGGAGGCGATTGTGAAGGGTGATGCTAAAGAGCCTGCTATTTCTGCGGCATCAATCATTGCTAAAGTCACGCGTGATCGTCAGATGATGTCCTTGCACGAGAAATATCCGGAGTATGGTTTTGCCCAACATATGGGTTACCCAACAGAGGCTCATTTTGCTGCTCTTGAGCAATATGGTGCATGTGAGCAACATCGACGTAGCTTTTCACCGGTGCGTAAGGTTCTGGAATTCAGAGCAAGTTAA
- a CDS encoding RNA methyltransferase — protein sequence MNFDLITSKENSLFKEIRNLQATGSKGQKARLASGHALLEGIHLVQTWVGDPALKTLFTSELGLKNLEISQAVYEHLEICPETKVFQLDSALWDLLSDLVNAPHIAGFLNLPKSTLTPPQSIATLEGDVVILDRVQDAGNVGSILRTAAAAGFSQVIALSGCAHLWSNKVLRAGMGAHRLLDLYEGWTNQQVLSAITAPLLAATADADQDLYTLKEKLLHPVAWVMGSEGQGVSEDLLAQSKGVSIPIDPRVESLNVSTAAAICLFETVRIRRT from the coding sequence ATGAACTTTGATCTCATTACCTCCAAAGAGAATTCTTTATTCAAAGAGATTCGAAATTTACAAGCCACAGGTTCTAAAGGTCAGAAGGCTAGGTTGGCAAGTGGCCATGCATTATTAGAAGGTATCCATCTAGTTCAAACTTGGGTTGGCGACCCCGCTCTAAAAACACTGTTTACTTCAGAGCTTGGATTAAAGAATTTAGAAATCTCTCAAGCAGTTTATGAGCATTTAGAAATTTGCCCTGAGACTAAAGTCTTTCAATTGGATAGTGCGCTGTGGGATTTATTATCGGATTTGGTTAATGCACCGCACATTGCTGGATTCCTTAACCTTCCAAAATCAACCCTCACCCCACCGCAATCCATTGCTACTCTAGAAGGCGATGTGGTGATATTGGATCGCGTACAAGATGCGGGTAATGTGGGCTCTATTTTGCGCACAGCAGCCGCAGCAGGCTTCTCTCAAGTAATTGCTTTATCGGGTTGTGCGCATTTATGGTCCAACAAAGTATTGCGAGCAGGCATGGGGGCACATCGCTTACTAGATTTATATGAGGGCTGGACTAACCAGCAAGTTTTAAGTGCAATTACTGCTCCACTGCTGGCTGCCACAGCAGATGCAGATCAAGATCTCTACACTCTAAAAGAAAAGCTTCTCCATCCTGTTGCTTGGGTGATGGGCAGCGAGGGGCAGGGCGTTTCTGAAGATCTGCTTGCGCAATCCAAAGGCGTATCCATTCCTATTGACCCAAGGGTAGAGTCATTGAATGTTTCTACTGCAGCAGCTATTTGTTTATTTGAGACAGTGCGGATTAGACGTACTTAA